A genome region from Pseudomonas pergaminensis includes the following:
- a CDS encoding HupE/UreJ family protein, with protein sequence MSLKKLFTAAALLLAPALAFAHPGHGDNGLVAGISHPLSGIDHLLAMVAVGLWAAQQKGAARWALPCTFVGTMLIGGVLGFEGLELPALESGIAASVLALGLAVALAVRPPLFVAVGATALFALFHGVAHGLELPDMSSPWTYAAGFVGATAVLHAAGYAVVRFLPAAAAPLVRIAGAASAATGAWLLAG encoded by the coding sequence ATGAGCCTCAAGAAACTCTTCACCGCCGCCGCCCTGCTGCTGGCCCCGGCCCTGGCCTTCGCTCATCCGGGCCATGGCGACAATGGCCTGGTGGCCGGCATCAGCCACCCTTTGAGCGGTATCGACCACCTGCTGGCCATGGTGGCGGTCGGCTTGTGGGCCGCCCAACAAAAAGGCGCCGCGCGCTGGGCACTGCCGTGCACCTTCGTGGGCACCATGCTGATCGGTGGTGTGCTGGGTTTTGAAGGCCTGGAATTGCCGGCGCTGGAAAGCGGGATTGCCGCGTCGGTGCTGGCGCTGGGCTTGGCGGTGGCGCTGGCGGTGCGTCCACCGTTGTTCGTGGCAGTCGGGGCGACGGCCTTGTTTGCGCTGTTCCACGGCGTGGCCCATGGCCTGGAACTGCCGGACATGTCCAGCCCTTGGACATATGCGGCGGGTTTTGTCGGTGCAACGGCGGTGCTGCACGCGGCCGGTTATGCCGTGGTGCGCTTCCTGCCAGCCGCAGCGGCGCCGTTGGTGCGGATTGCTGGGGCGGCTTCGGCGGCGACTGGAGCCTGGTTGCTCGCGGGCTGA
- the ureG gene encoding urease accessory protein UreG, with product MNTQPLRVGIGGPVGSGKTALTLALCLALRDRYNLAVVTNDIYTREDADFLVRNQALAPERIIGVETGGCPHTAIREDASINLEAVDQLNRRFPGLDLILVESGGDNLSATFSPELSDLTIYVIDVSAGDKLPRKGGPGICKSDLLVINKIDLAPLVGASLELMNSDTTRMRNGKPFVFSNQKTGVGLDDIVAFIERQGLLTAA from the coding sequence ATGAATACACAACCCCTGCGCGTCGGCATTGGCGGCCCGGTCGGTTCCGGCAAGACCGCCCTGACCTTGGCCCTGTGCCTCGCACTGCGCGACCGCTACAACCTGGCCGTGGTCACCAACGATATCTACACCCGCGAAGACGCCGACTTCCTGGTGCGCAACCAGGCCCTGGCGCCGGAACGCATCATCGGTGTGGAAACCGGCGGCTGCCCGCACACGGCGATCCGCGAAGACGCCTCGATCAACCTGGAGGCGGTGGATCAACTCAACCGCCGCTTCCCCGGCCTGGACCTGATCCTGGTGGAGTCCGGCGGCGACAACCTTTCGGCGACCTTCAGCCCGGAGCTGTCCGACCTGACTATCTACGTGATCGACGTGTCCGCCGGCGACAAGCTGCCGCGCAAGGGCGGGCCTGGCATCTGCAAGTCCGACCTGCTGGTGATCAACAAGATCGACCTGGCGCCTTTGGTCGGTGCGTCGCTGGAGCTGATGAACAGCGACACCACCCGCATGCGCAACGGCAAACCCTTTGTGTTCAGCAACCAGAAAACCGGTGTCGGCCTGGATGACATCGTCGCCTTCATCGAACGCCAAGGCCTGCTGACCGCCGCCTGA
- a CDS encoding urease accessory protein UreF yields the protein MNPAWALLRLASPQLPIGGYSYSQGLEMAVENGRVADAASARRWISDQLLLNLARFEAPLLLAHCQAALDADWSRLAQLCDEHRASRETRELYQESRQMGYSLQQLLNGLPELDDAARDFLAQTTEPHLALGWALAARAWGISPADALAAWLWSWLENQLAVLMKTLPLGQQAAQRLTSELLPLLQQAQQDASRIDPIPFGSAAFGLSLACMAHERQYSRLFRS from the coding sequence ATGAACCCAGCCTGGGCGCTGCTGCGTCTGGCCAGTCCGCAATTGCCGATTGGCGGCTACAGCTATTCCCAAGGCCTGGAAATGGCGGTGGAGAACGGCCGTGTCGCTGACGCAGCGAGTGCAAGACGCTGGATCAGCGATCAGTTGCTGCTCAACCTTGCGCGTTTCGAGGCACCGCTGCTGCTCGCCCATTGCCAGGCCGCCCTGGACGCGGATTGGTCGCGGCTGGCGCAGCTGTGCGACGAACACCGCGCCAGCCGCGAGACCCGCGAGCTGTATCAGGAGAGCCGGCAGATGGGCTACTCCCTGCAACAATTGCTCAACGGCCTGCCGGAATTGGACGACGCTGCGCGCGACTTCCTCGCACAAACCACCGAGCCCCACTTGGCCTTGGGCTGGGCCCTCGCCGCCCGCGCCTGGGGCATCAGCCCCGCCGATGCCCTCGCCGCCTGGCTGTGGAGCTGGCTGGAAAACCAATTGGCCGTGCTAATGAAGACCCTGCCCCTGGGCCAGCAAGCCGCCCAGCGCCTGACCAGCGAACTGCTGCCGCTGTTGCAGCAAGCCCAGCAGGATGCCAGCCGCATCGACCCCATCCCTTTCGGCAGCGCCGCGTTCGGCCTGTCCCTGGCGTGCATGGCCCACGAGCGCCAGTACAGCCGCCTGTTCCGTTCCTAG
- the ureE gene encoding urease accessory protein UreE — MLVIHRRIAPQALWAAELLLNFEARSKSRLRCFSADGEDVGLFLERGQPPLHDGECLQAEDGRVVRVCARPEQLLHVTCSSAFELTRAAYHLGNRHVALQVGDGWLRLLDDYVLKAMLEQLGAHTETIEAPFQPEHGAYGGGHHHSRHGDEDFNYPPKLHQFGVRL, encoded by the coding sequence ATGCTGGTGATCCACCGTCGAATCGCCCCCCAAGCCCTCTGGGCCGCTGAGTTGCTGCTGAATTTCGAAGCACGCAGCAAAAGCCGCCTGCGCTGTTTCAGTGCCGACGGTGAAGACGTCGGCCTTTTCCTGGAGCGTGGCCAGCCACCGCTGCACGATGGCGAATGCCTACAGGCCGAGGACGGACGCGTCGTACGCGTGTGCGCTCGGCCTGAACAACTCTTACACGTGACGTGCAGCAGTGCGTTTGAACTGACCCGCGCGGCCTATCACCTGGGCAACCGCCACGTAGCACTGCAAGTGGGCGATGGCTGGTTGCGCCTGCTCGACGACTATGTGCTCAAGGCCATGCTCGAACAACTGGGTGCGCACACCGAAACCATCGAGGCGCCGTTCCAGCCGGAGCATGGCGCCTACGGCGGCGGGCACCATCACTCGCGCCATGGCGATGAAGACTTCAATTACCCGCCCAAGCTGCACCAGTTCGGCGTGCGTCTATGA
- a CDS encoding C40 family peptidase codes for MFKSLCYLFIASLAFALSSASASLQPHTSFSASLKEASINDVVDRAHELLGTPYKWGGTSADQGFDCSSFLVYLFKTEANIQIPRTTAAMHRSTAATIKRTALKPGDAVFFRGNGRGQVSHVGLYIGEGKFIHSPRTGKSIRIDSLSNKYWNKHYTTAKRFHSAG; via the coding sequence ATGTTCAAGTCACTTTGTTACCTGTTTATTGCCAGCCTGGCATTTGCGCTTTCATCGGCCTCCGCCTCTCTACAGCCTCATACTTCTTTCTCGGCCTCACTGAAAGAAGCGTCCATCAACGATGTGGTCGACCGCGCCCACGAACTGCTGGGCACCCCTTACAAATGGGGCGGCACCTCGGCGGACCAGGGCTTCGATTGCAGCAGTTTCCTGGTTTATCTGTTCAAGACCGAGGCCAATATCCAGATACCGCGCACTACCGCCGCGATGCACCGCTCAACCGCCGCGACCATCAAGCGCACCGCGCTCAAGCCCGGTGATGCGGTGTTTTTTAGAGGTAATGGGCGCGGCCAGGTCAGCCATGTGGGCCTTTATATCGGCGAGGGCAAATTCATCCATTCGCCGCGCACGGGCAAGAGCATCCGCATCGACTCGTTGAGCAACAAGTATTGGAATAAGCACTACACCACGGCCAAGCGTTTCCACTCGGCGGGGTGA
- a CDS encoding TetR family transcriptional regulator, with protein MLPRAEQKQQTRLALMDAARHLMECGRGFGSLSLREVAKTAGIVPTGFYRHFADMDQLGLVLVSEVGQTFRATIRLVRHNEFVMGGIIDASVRIFLDVVSANRSQFLFLAREQYGGCLAVRQAIGALREDITRDLAADLTLMPKLQHLDPEGLHVMADLIVKSVFATLPDIIDPPAQALPDHLTPQAKITQQLRFIFIGLKHWQGLGSTE; from the coding sequence ATGCTGCCCCGCGCCGAACAAAAGCAACAAACCCGCCTCGCCCTGATGGACGCAGCCCGCCATCTGATGGAGTGTGGCCGTGGGTTTGGCAGCCTGAGCCTGCGCGAAGTGGCGAAGACGGCCGGCATCGTGCCCACCGGTTTCTATCGCCACTTTGCCGACATGGACCAGCTTGGCCTTGTACTGGTGAGTGAAGTGGGCCAGACCTTCCGCGCCACGATCCGTCTGGTGCGCCACAACGAATTCGTGATGGGCGGTATTATCGATGCCTCCGTGCGGATCTTCCTCGATGTGGTCTCGGCCAACCGATCGCAATTCCTGTTCCTGGCCCGCGAGCAATACGGCGGCTGCCTGGCCGTGCGCCAGGCCATCGGTGCATTGCGCGAAGACATCACCCGCGACTTGGCGGCCGACCTGACGCTGATGCCCAAGCTGCAGCACCTGGATCCCGAAGGCTTGCACGTGATGGCCGACCTGATCGTCAAAAGTGTGTTCGCCACCCTCCCCGACATCATCGACCCACCGGCCCAGGCCCTGCCCGACCATCTCACGCCCCAGGCGAAAATCACCCAGCAATTGCGCTTTATCTTTATCGGCTTGAAACACTGGCAAGGCCTGGGCAGCACCGAATAA
- a CDS encoding AsmA family protein codes for MTRTRKIIAWSCASFVLLIAVAVVVLVFFDWNRIKPTLNAKVSEELHRPFAINGNLAVVWAREPDEGGWRAWVPWPHVIAEDLTLGNPDWSKNPQMVTLKKVELRISPLALLVQRVVIPRIDLTEPSAQLQRLADGRANWTFKFDPKDPNAEPSNWVVDIGAIGFDKGHVTLDDQTLKTQLDVIIDPLGKPIPFGEIVGDADAKKALEKGSAPQDYAFGLKVKGQYHGQKLDGSGKIGGLLALQDAAKPFPLQAQVKIADTSIALAGTLTDPLNLGALDLRLKLAGSSLGNLYPLTGVTLPDSPAYSTDGHLIAKLHEANGASFSYENFNGKIGNSDIHGNLGYVASQPRPKLSGALVSNQLLMTDLAPLIGADSNAKQKARGGDSKQPATKVLPVEEFRTERWRVMDADVEFTGKRIVHSAELPFTDLYTHLVLNDGELSLEPLRFGVAGGKLDAQIRLNGRTVPMEGRAKLTARNFKLKQLFPTFEPMKTSFGELNGDADISGRGNSVAALLGTSNGDLKMLINDGAISRGLMEIAGLNVGNYVVGRLFGDKEVKINCAAADFGIKTGLATTRLFVFDTENAIIYIDGTANMATEQLDLTITPESKGFRLFSLRSPLYVNGPFIKPNAGVKAIPLALRGAGMVALGVIAGPAAGLLALVAPSGGEPNECAPLLQQMKEGKAPKTVKG; via the coding sequence ATGACGCGCACTCGTAAAATCATCGCTTGGAGCTGCGCCAGCTTCGTTCTGTTAATCGCCGTGGCGGTTGTGGTCCTGGTGTTCTTTGACTGGAACCGCATCAAGCCGACCCTCAATGCCAAGGTTTCGGAAGAGCTGCACCGACCGTTCGCCATCAATGGCAATCTGGCGGTGGTGTGGGCGCGTGAGCCCGATGAAGGTGGTTGGCGCGCCTGGGTGCCGTGGCCTCATGTGATTGCCGAAGACCTGACCCTGGGCAACCCTGACTGGTCGAAAAACCCGCAGATGGTCACGCTCAAAAAGGTCGAGTTGCGCATTTCGCCGCTGGCATTGCTGGTGCAGCGCGTGGTGATCCCGCGCATCGACCTCACCGAACCGAGCGCGCAATTGCAGCGCCTGGCCGACGGCCGCGCCAACTGGACCTTCAAGTTCGACCCTAAGGACCCGAACGCCGAGCCCTCCAATTGGGTGGTAGACATCGGTGCCATCGGCTTCGACAAAGGCCATGTGACCCTCGACGACCAAACCCTCAAGACCCAACTGGATGTGATCATCGATCCGCTGGGCAAGCCCATCCCCTTCGGCGAAATCGTCGGCGATGCCGATGCCAAAAAGGCGCTGGAAAAAGGCTCCGCCCCGCAGGACTACGCGTTTGGCCTCAAGGTCAAAGGCCAATACCACGGCCAGAAGCTCGACGGCAGCGGCAAGATCGGCGGCCTGCTCGCCCTGCAGGACGCGGCCAAGCCGTTCCCCTTGCAGGCCCAGGTCAAGATTGCCGACACCAGCATCGCCCTGGCCGGCACGCTCACTGACCCGCTCAACCTGGGGGCCCTCGACCTGCGCCTGAAACTCGCCGGCTCCAGCCTGGGCAACCTCTACCCACTGACTGGCGTGACCCTGCCGGACTCGCCGGCCTACTCCACCGACGGGCATCTGATCGCCAAACTGCACGAAGCCAACGGCGCCTCGTTCAGCTATGAAAACTTCAACGGCAAGATCGGCAACAGCGATATCCACGGCAACCTCGGCTACGTCGCTAGCCAGCCACGGCCCAAGCTCAGTGGTGCGTTGGTCTCCAACCAATTGCTGATGACCGACCTCGCGCCCTTGATTGGCGCCGACTCCAATGCCAAGCAAAAAGCCCGTGGCGGCGACAGCAAGCAGCCAGCGACCAAAGTGCTGCCAGTGGAAGAGTTCCGCACCGAGCGCTGGCGCGTCATGGATGCCGATGTGGAATTTACCGGCAAGCGCATCGTGCACAGTGCCGAGCTGCCCTTTACCGACCTCTACACCCACCTGGTGCTCAATGACGGTGAACTGAGCCTTGAACCGCTGCGTTTCGGCGTGGCCGGCGGCAAGCTGGACGCGCAGATTCGTTTGAATGGCCGCACGGTACCGATGGAGGGCCGCGCCAAACTCACCGCGCGCAACTTCAAGCTCAAGCAGCTGTTCCCAACCTTCGAACCGATGAAAACCAGTTTCGGTGAGCTTAACGGCGATGCCGACATCTCCGGGCGCGGCAACTCGGTCGCAGCACTGTTGGGCACCTCCAACGGTGACCTCAAGATGCTGATCAACGACGGCGCTATCAGCCGTGGCCTGATGGAAATCGCCGGGCTCAACGTGGGCAACTACGTGGTGGGCCGCCTGTTCGGCGACAAGGAAGTTAAGATCAACTGCGCGGCGGCGGACTTCGGGATCAAGACCGGCCTGGCGACCACGCGGTTGTTTGTGTTCGATACCGAGAACGCCATCATCTACATCGACGGCACCGCGAACATGGCCACGGAACAATTGGACCTGACCATCACCCCGGAATCGAAAGGCTTCCGCCTGTTCTCCCTGCGTTCACCGTTGTACGTTAACGGGCCGTTCATCAAGCCGAATGCCGGCGTGAAAGCCATTCCCCTGGCGCTGCGTGGTGCAGGCATGGTGGCGCTCGGTGTGATCGCTGGCCCGGCGGCCGGGCTGCTGGCACTGGTTGCCCCAAGTGGTGGCGAGCCGAACGAGTGCGCACCGTTGCTGCAACAGATGAAGGAAGGCAAGGCGCCGAAAACCGTAAAAGGTTGA
- a CDS encoding ferritin-like domain-containing protein, whose protein sequence is MTEANLTDVATLRSRARQNVENGAVTEGYDADREEIIRLLNASLATELVCVLRYKRHYFMASGIKAAVAAQEFLEHATQEAEHADKLAERIVQLGGEPEFNPDLLSKNSHAQYVAGNNLKEMVYEDLVAERIAVDSYREIIQYIGDTDPTTRRLFEEILAQEEEHADDMADILESL, encoded by the coding sequence ATGACTGAAGCAAACTTGACTGACGTTGCGACCCTGCGCAGCCGCGCCCGCCAGAACGTCGAAAACGGTGCCGTGACCGAGGGCTACGACGCCGATCGCGAAGAAATCATTCGCCTGCTGAACGCCTCGCTGGCCACCGAGTTGGTCTGCGTGTTGCGCTACAAGCGCCACTACTTCATGGCCAGCGGCATTAAGGCGGCAGTCGCCGCGCAGGAATTCCTTGAGCACGCTACCCAGGAAGCCGAACACGCCGACAAGCTCGCCGAGCGTATCGTGCAGTTGGGCGGTGAGCCGGAGTTCAACCCGGACCTGCTGTCGAAGAACTCCCACGCACAGTACGTGGCAGGCAATAACTTGAAGGAAATGGTCTACGAAGACTTGGTAGCCGAGCGCATTGCCGTGGACAGCTACCGCGAAATCATTCAATACATCGGCGACACAGACCCAACCACGCGCCGCCTCTTCGAAGAAATCCTGGCCCAGGAAGAAGAGCATGCCGATGATATGGCCGACATCCTAGAAAGCCTGTAA
- a CDS encoding esterase/lipase family protein: MPQSLATRYPLVLVPGMLGFVRLVWFPYWYGIVPALRAGGAQVFPVQVAPLDSSEVRGEQLLAHIERIRRDTGADKVNLIGHSQGSLTARYAAAKRPEWVASVTSVAGPNHGSELADHIHLHYPADGVKGRLMSALFHLVAFVMGVLETGYRGPRFKADLQASHHSLTSAGVALFNRNYPQGLPQTWGGQGAEVVNGVRYYSWSGTLQPGITDRGRNLFDGTNRSCRVFARSFVREKGQCDGMVGRYSSHLGLVIGDDYALDHFDIVNQSMGLVGKGAEPIRLFVEHAQRLKAAGV, from the coding sequence ATGCCGCAGTCGTTGGCCACGCGTTACCCCCTGGTGTTGGTGCCGGGCATGCTCGGATTTGTGCGCCTGGTTTGGTTCCCCTACTGGTACGGCATCGTCCCCGCGCTACGGGCGGGCGGGGCGCAGGTGTTTCCTGTGCAGGTGGCGCCGCTGGATTCCAGCGAGGTGCGCGGCGAGCAATTGCTGGCGCACATCGAGCGCATCCGCCGCGACACCGGGGCCGACAAGGTCAACCTGATCGGCCATAGCCAGGGCTCGCTCACCGCGCGGTATGCGGCGGCCAAACGTCCGGAGTGGGTGGCGTCGGTGACGTCCGTGGCCGGCCCCAATCATGGCTCGGAGCTGGCGGACCATATCCATCTTCATTATCCCGCTGACGGCGTAAAAGGCCGACTCATGAGCGCACTGTTTCACCTGGTCGCCTTCGTGATGGGCGTGCTGGAAACCGGCTATCGCGGGCCACGCTTCAAGGCGGACTTGCAGGCGTCCCATCACTCCCTGACCAGCGCCGGCGTGGCGCTGTTCAATCGAAATTATCCACAGGGGTTGCCGCAGACATGGGGCGGGCAGGGCGCGGAAGTGGTCAACGGCGTGCGCTATTACTCGTGGTCCGGCACCTTGCAGCCGGGCATCACCGATCGTGGCCGCAACCTGTTCGACGGCACGAATCGCAGCTGCCGCGTGTTCGCCCGCAGCTTCGTGCGCGAAAAGGGCCAGTGCGACGGCATGGTCGGGCGCTACAGCTCACACCTGGGGTTGGTGATCGGCGATGACTACGCCCTTGACCACTTCGATATCGTCAACCAGTCCATGGGCCTGGTGGGCAAGGGCGCGGAGCCGATCCGTCTATTTGTCGAGCATGCGCAAAGGCTCAAGGCTGCTGGAGTCTAG
- a CDS encoding DMT family transporter codes for MQYAYPLLAIFIWAGNTVVNKLAVGSIFPAEIGFYRWLLAALLFTPFMVKPVIANWTLIRPNLGKVFILGVLGMAVYQSLAYYAASLTSATNMGIILSLMPLMALTAAIISLGQRLTYGALTGAVLSFAGVVVVVSAGSLDALLQHGVNLGDGMMLVATLAYAVYSTLLKKWQLRLPPLVLLYLQVLVAVVVLFPLFLFSTKAGLGWANIPLVLYACLLASMLAPLAWMHSVKTLGPSRTTLFFNLLPLITALIAAVVLKEELALYHLVGGLLTLGGVILSERWTTPVSAA; via the coding sequence ATGCAATACGCTTATCCCCTGCTGGCCATTTTTATCTGGGCCGGCAACACCGTCGTCAATAAACTGGCCGTGGGCTCGATCTTCCCGGCGGAAATCGGCTTTTACCGCTGGCTGCTGGCGGCGCTGCTGTTCACGCCGTTCATGGTCAAGCCGGTGATCGCCAACTGGACGCTGATCCGCCCGAACCTGGGCAAGGTGTTCATCCTCGGCGTATTGGGCATGGCGGTGTACCAGAGCCTGGCGTACTACGCCGCGTCACTGACCAGCGCCACCAACATGGGCATTATCCTGTCGTTGATGCCATTGATGGCGCTGACGGCGGCCATTATCAGCCTCGGCCAGCGCCTGACCTACGGCGCCCTGACCGGCGCGGTGCTGTCATTCGCCGGTGTGGTCGTGGTGGTGTCGGCCGGCAGCCTCGACGCGCTGTTGCAGCACGGGGTCAACCTGGGTGACGGCATGATGCTGGTCGCGACCCTGGCCTACGCGGTCTACAGCACCCTGCTGAAAAAATGGCAGCTGCGCCTGCCGCCGCTGGTGTTGCTGTATCTGCAGGTGCTGGTGGCGGTGGTGGTGCTGTTTCCGCTGTTCCTGTTCTCGACCAAGGCCGGCCTGGGCTGGGCCAATATTCCGCTGGTGCTGTATGCCTGCCTGCTGGCCTCGATGCTGGCGCCGCTGGCGTGGATGCATTCGGTGAAAACCCTGGGGCCGAGCCGCACCACCTTGTTTTTCAACCTGCTGCCCCTGATCACCGCGCTGATTGCCGCCGTGGTGTTGAAGGAAGAACTGGCGCTGTATCACTTGGTGGGCGGCCTGCTGACCTTGGGTGGGGTGATCTTGTCGGAGCGCTGGACCACGCCGGTCAGTGCTGCCTGA
- a CDS encoding AraC family transcriptional regulator produces MAKHNVRLADFPRLPSPVYFRYSDFAPDTECTPHQHLWGSLDYSASGVMRMEVAGNRFMSPPQYAVWVPPHTEHSSYNAEAIVYHSVGLAPELCEQLPQQPCTLAISDILKAILSDFAQRDVNMPQTESDIRLAQVLVDQLKQAPIHECFLPYARHPGLLGVLEGLQADPGDNRPLAHWAEQVHVSERTLARQFVRELGMSFGEWRQRLRYLAAIEALDSERSVQHVAFDLGYSTASAFIAMFQRQAGCTPEQYRRTHIRGR; encoded by the coding sequence ATGGCCAAGCACAATGTACGCCTGGCGGATTTCCCCCGGCTGCCGAGCCCGGTGTACTTCCGTTATTCGGATTTCGCCCCGGACACCGAATGCACCCCGCACCAGCATTTATGGGGCTCGCTGGACTACTCGGCCAGCGGCGTGATGCGCATGGAAGTGGCCGGCAACCGCTTCATGTCACCGCCGCAATACGCCGTGTGGGTGCCACCGCATACCGAACACAGCTCCTACAATGCCGAGGCAATTGTCTACCACTCGGTCGGGTTGGCGCCGGAACTCTGCGAGCAGTTGCCGCAGCAGCCTTGCACCCTGGCCATCAGCGACATCCTCAAGGCCATCCTCAGCGACTTCGCCCAGCGCGATGTGAACATGCCGCAGACTGAGTCCGACATCCGCCTGGCCCAGGTGCTGGTGGACCAGCTCAAGCAAGCGCCGATTCATGAGTGTTTCTTGCCCTACGCCCGTCACCCCGGCCTGCTCGGCGTGCTGGAAGGCCTGCAGGCCGACCCCGGCGACAACCGCCCGCTGGCGCATTGGGCCGAACAGGTGCACGTGAGCGAGCGCACCCTGGCGCGTCAGTTTGTGCGCGAGCTGGGCATGAGCTTTGGCGAGTGGCGCCAGCGCTTGCGTTACCTGGCGGCCATCGAGGCCCTCGACAGCGAACGCAGCGTGCAACATGTGGCGTTTGACCTGGGCTACAGCACCGCCTCGGCGTTTATCGCCATGTTCCAGCGCCAGGCCGGCTGCACCCCTGAGCAGTATCGACGGACACACATCCGCGGCCGATGA
- a CDS encoding PsiF family protein encodes MKMLRIPLLMMGLLLCSQGFAATAQQNKMTTCNAEATTKTLKGDERKAFMKTCLSAPAANDAKTLTPQQQKMKDCNASAKTKALTGDARKTFMSTCLKG; translated from the coding sequence ATGAAGATGCTGCGAATTCCGCTGTTGATGATGGGCCTGCTGCTGTGTTCCCAAGGTTTTGCCGCCACCGCCCAGCAAAACAAAATGACCACCTGCAACGCCGAAGCCACCACCAAGACGCTCAAGGGTGACGAGCGCAAGGCCTTTATGAAGACCTGCCTGTCGGCCCCGGCAGCCAATGACGCCAAGACCCTGACACCGCAGCAGCAGAAGATGAAGGATTGCAATGCGTCGGCGAAAACCAAGGCGTTGACCGGCGATGCGCGTAAAACCTTTATGAGCACCTGTCTCAAAGGCTGA
- a CDS encoding AI-2E family transporter produces the protein MPTFSQRHVILLASYIIIFGGLLLVLPLKLLPSLLAGLLVYELVNMLTPQLQRLIEGRRARWLAVALLGTLIVSVLTLIFAGAISFLLHEAENPGASLDKFMGVVDRARGQLPPFLDAYLPASAAEFRVAIGDWLSKHLSELQLVGKDAAHMFVTLLIGMVLGAIIALQRVPDLTKRKPLAAALFDRLHLLVQAFRNIVFAQIKIAALNTAFTAIFLAVVLPLCGIHLPLTKTLIVLTFLLGLLPVIGNLMSNTLITIVALSLSIWVAVAALGYLIVIHKVEYFLNARIVGGQISAKSWELLLAMLVFEAAFGLPGVVAGPIYYAYLKSELKLGGMV, from the coding sequence ATGCCAACGTTTTCTCAACGTCACGTGATATTGCTGGCCAGCTACATCATCATTTTCGGCGGGTTGCTGCTGGTCCTGCCGCTCAAATTGCTGCCCAGCCTGCTGGCCGGCCTGTTGGTCTATGAACTGGTCAACATGCTCACCCCCCAACTGCAGCGATTGATCGAAGGCCGGCGCGCGCGTTGGCTGGCGGTGGCGTTGCTCGGCACCCTGATCGTCAGCGTGCTGACCCTGATTTTTGCCGGCGCCATCAGCTTCCTGCTCCACGAAGCGGAAAACCCCGGGGCGTCCCTCGACAAATTCATGGGCGTGGTCGACCGCGCGCGCGGCCAGTTGCCGCCGTTCCTTGACGCCTACCTGCCCGCCAGCGCCGCCGAGTTCCGCGTGGCCATTGGCGACTGGCTGAGCAAGCATTTGAGCGAGCTGCAGCTTGTGGGTAAGGATGCTGCCCACATGTTCGTCACCTTGCTGATCGGCATGGTGCTCGGTGCGATCATCGCCCTGCAGCGCGTGCCCGACCTGACCAAACGCAAACCCTTGGCCGCCGCGCTGTTCGACCGCCTGCACCTGCTGGTCCAGGCGTTTCGCAACATCGTCTTCGCGCAAATCAAGATCGCCGCGCTCAATACCGCGTTCACCGCCATATTCCTTGCTGTGGTGCTGCCGCTGTGCGGCATCCACCTGCCGCTGACCAAAACCCTGATCGTGCTGACCTTCCTGCTCGGCCTGCTGCCGGTGATCGGCAACCTGATGTCCAACACCCTGATCACCATCGTCGCGCTGTCGTTGTCGATCTGGGTCGCAGTGGCGGCGCTGGGTTACCTGATCGTGATCCACAAGGTCGAGTACTTCCTCAACGCGCGGATCGTAGGCGGGCAGATCAGTGCCAAGTCGTGGGAATTGCTCCTGGCGATGCTGGTGTTTGAAGCCGCCTTCGGCTTGCCGGGCGTGGTGGCGGGGCCGATTTACTATGCGTACCTGAAAAGCGAGTTGAAGCTCGGCGGGATGGTTTGA